One region of Fragaria vesca subsp. vesca linkage group LG4, FraVesHawaii_1.0, whole genome shotgun sequence genomic DNA includes:
- the LOC101298113 gene encoding uncharacterized protein LOC101298113, whose translation MAILRALFICSLFLATISFSLADGEGDYLSYEDDPQQQLRQCQQYCQQHMPRGWEQQQCQQECRDQMMEQQGGRGGRGGQQGEQRYEQCLRRCDQQQPFRGQGIQQCRQQCGQQLSHQERQQICQQRCQRQQRGDRQQQQQCQSRCQQQLQQGREIEQNMINPTRDPEQRFEQCQQSCQSRQRGGQQQQQCRQQCAQQLSQYERQQICQQRCQRQQGGDWQQQQQCQRRCEQQLQQGEEYVDLYSRDPEKGFEQCQQRCQSRQQGQQQCRQQCARQMCQQRCQRQQGGDWQQKQQCQRRCEQQLQQGEEYVDLYSRDPEQKFEQCQQSCQSRQQGQGQQQQCRQQCAQQLSHKERQQMCQHRCQRQQGGDWQQQQQCQRRCEQQLQGQQGRSFVGLSSILDFVGF comes from the exons ATGGCGATACTCAGAGCTTTATTCATTTGCTCTCTCTTCCTTGCTACAATCTCATTCTCTCTTGCTGATGGAGAAGGCGACTACCTTAGCTATGAGGATGACCCTCAACAGCAGTTACGGCAATGCCAGCAGTACTGCCAGCAGCATATGCCGCGCGGATGGGAACAGCAGCAATGCCAGCAAGAATGCCGAGACCAGATGATGGAGCAGCAAGGAGGCCGCGGCGGACGAGGAGGACAACAAGGTGAACAGAGATACGAGCAGTGCCTGCGGAGGTGCGACCAACAGCAACCCTTCCGTGGACAAGGGATTCAACAATGTCGTCAACAATGCGGGCAGCAATTGAGCCACCAAGAGCGCCAACAAATATGCCAGCAGCGTTGTCAGAGGCAACAAAGAGGCGATAGGCAACAGCAACAACAGTGCCAATCAAG GTGCCAGCAGCAATTGCAGCAAGGAAGAGAAATCGAACAGAACATGATTAACCCAACTAGAGATCCTGAACAACGATTTGAGCAATGCCAGCAGAGCTGTCAATCTAGGCAACGTGGTGGCCAGCAACAACAACAATGCCGTCAACAGTGTGCACAACAATTGAGCCAATACGAGCGTCAGCAGATATGCCAGCAGCGTTGCCAGAGGCAACAAGGTGGGGATTGGCAACAACAACAGCAGTGCCAAAGAAGGTGCGAGCAACAACTACAACAAGGAGAAGAATACGTAGACTTGTACTCAAGAGATCCCGAGAAAGGATTTGAGCAATGCCAGCAAAGGTGCCAGTCCCGGCAACAAGGCCAACAACAATGCCGTCAACAATGCGCACGTCAGATGTGCCAGCAGCGCTGCCAGAGGCAACAAGGTGGGGATTGGCAACAAAAACAGCAATGTCAAAGAAGGTGCGAGCAACAACTTCAGCAAGGAGAAGAATACGTGGACTTGTATTCACGAGATCCCGAGCAGAAATTTGAGCAATGCCAACAAAGCTGCCAATCCAGACAACAAGGACAAGGCCAGCAACAACAATGCCGTCAACAGTGCGCACAACAACTTAGCCACAAGGAGCGTCAGCAGATGTGCCAGCATCGTTGCCAGAGACAGCAAGGTGGGGATTGGCAACAACAACAGCAGTGCCAAAGAAGGTGCGAGCAACAACTACAAGGTCAACAGGGTAGAAGCTTTGTAGGCTTATCATCAATTTTGGACTTTGTAGGCTTTTAA